GTTTATGTTCTTCTTTCGGAAGTAGTAAATTAGCCTGCATGTTATAGGTAGCCAACAGCAGTGAAATGTTTAAACTTTAAACGTAGGATATGTGTATTTAAAGCAGGTATTGTATACATGTGTGCCCTTACAGGTAAGCTCGTGGGCAGTCTCAGGTAACGAAGACGGACGACTTTGGCCCCAAAGACAcctgttgattttttttccctacttCGGCATGTGGAAGCGCAGGGTTGTGTTTTGGCTCGCCGAGAGGATGGAGTCCTCCATACCCCAGATCTATGGGTTGTGAACTTTGACTGCTCATGGGCTGCGTTGTATCTGTGGCGAAGCTCTCCGCTCTGCAGTGCCGCTTTACTCCTTCTCATGAATTTCTGCCCGCCGCCCAGAGGCTGCCGCTGCAACATCTTGGATTATCCTGATATCTTGTTTCACCAGAACTCAAATTACAGTTCATACACGGACAGTATATTTAACGTTTCGGCGTGACAGCACCTCCTCCAAGTTCTATGATGATGCCTTTCATGTTATTTTCCCCAGATTTTTAAAACTTCAAGTAAGGAGTAATAATCTGTTTTAAGTGTTATAGCTTATTTCTGGACTGACTTTGTGGCTCACAGCAGCGCTCAGGCTGATGGATCATGGGTCGGACTTCCACCTTCCACTTGTGACTGGGGGCTGCCCTCGGGGCCGGGTGGGACTGTGGCCCACTTATGGcaccctgaaggcctgcctgcctgtcctgGGGTGGCTGCCCAAGTACAGGTACAGCTGGCTCCAGATGGACCTTATTGCAGGATTCACTGTGGGCTTGACCACTGTTCCTCAGGCTTTGGCCTACGCCGAGGTGGTGGGCCTGCCCCCACAGGTACGTGCGGCCGCTCCGTCTGCAACGTTCGTGAACGATAGGCGGATAGTGGATGGTAGAAGTGCACGGGACTGGAAGTAGACCTGAACACAAGTTTCAGTGTGCTGGTTCACAAAAATGTTGTGTTATATTTTAAAAGCTGAACAACGTGCCACATTAAGAAAATATTCAGAGGtgataattcaggtccagaaagtaaaaatccacaccaagattttatttcaaccaaccagttgagtatctGTGATGGAtgcaactggctggttgaaacaaagtcttggtctggatttttattttctgtactTTCTTAATAAAATTATGAATTAATTTCTATACATGACTGGTTCTCCAAACTCCTCTCTCCAGTATGGCCTCTATTCTGCCTTCATGGGAGGATTCATCTACTGCATTTTTGGAACATCAAAGGATGTGGTGTTGGGTCCGACGGCCATCATGTCCCTCTTGTGCGCTCCCCATGTTGGCCACCACCCAGGACATGCCGTGCTGCTGACCTTCCTCTGTGGTGTCATCCAGGTCATCATGGCTCTCCTGAGGCTGGGTAAGGCAGAGCGGACATGTCTGTAGTGAGCCTCCTAGACCCAGCACTGATTAGCTGTGGGTTTAGGGTAATATTCATCTTGATGGATTGGCACTGTGCGTTGTGTAGTTATTGAAAGACCAGGCATAATTCCACAAGCTTCctgaatattaaataaaatgcggCATAAGTATTTTTATTACTTCAGTGTTACCCAACTCTGTGACCATGATTGGAGAAAACACGGTTCCCTAATTAAAATGTCAGTATAAATTAAATTTGTGGTCGTAATTTATGAACTTGCAGGGTTGCATATTTACTTGTCTTTGAGAATGCCACTGGGTTGTTACATTCCTACAGACCTGTTTCCTTGTTCTGTGACAGTACAGTTTCATTCAGGCCTCTTCCCTGTTTGTGTCCGACAGGGTTCCTGCTGGATCATATCTCTGACTCTGTGATCAAAGGCTTCACCTGTGCGGCTGCTGTTACTATTGTTTTTGGGCAGCTGAAGGTGAGGGTGATTATCAGAGAACTGACTTCCACATTTGGAATCCAGCTAACATTCTGGATGCAGATACATGGTCCCTACTGATGAGAATCACCTGTATTCGTGTGATGTGGGTAATCccttctaattttgtttttttgtgtgcttAGAATCTTCTTGGCGTTGAAGATATTCCACAACAGTTCTTCGAACAAATGTATTATACCTGCATGAAGATTCCTGAAGCCAGGTACCCATGCTTGAGATCACACAAAATCTCTGAAAATCAAGACTCTGGTTGTACAGTGAACGCACAACCACCTCATCGTTTGCAGGCCTGGCGATATCCTCATGGGTGCTCTCTGCCTTGGTATGCTAGTCTTCCTGCCCAAGTGGCTTAAGTCGTCTGGTCAGAATTCAGATGACCGCGTTTCTGGCAGCAGACGGCTTCAAGGCCTGATCTGGGGTCTTGTAACAGGTTAGTGTCTTCTTGGTTATTGTGTTGGGTTAACTTCTTTGCTTATGTTCACTACAATCAAGTTTTCCTCTGTGACCATTATCGCTGAAGTATACTTTGAAGAGAAAGTGTACTTAACCTCACCGATTAAGTGACTTTGTATGTATTACGCTGACGCTCAACCCTAAATCGGTCAGACTTGCGTCAGACCTTTGGTTTTGTATTGTtattgggggcagtgtgtggctcagtgggtcgaGCCTCTATGCATGttatcagaaggtcgctggtttgagctcagccttggcagaatagtcacatgtctgtgggtccttcagtaaggcccttaaccgcaAGGTGCCGCAAGGTGGCTGCCCCTTCACTGTGACTCCTGTATGCACAGCAAGATGGGGtaaatttccccatggggatgaaCAAAGTTTCATTATGATACTTTGTAGAACTGGACACTATATATAGCAAAAATCGATCATGTTGAAGAGCTTCATTAAGTCTTGTCATTTACTTTAAGCTGAACTGCTAAGACGTTGTGGGCTGGTGTTGTTCTTGCACTGACTGGCCTCCACTCTCTGTGCCCCCACAGCACGCAGCGTCCTGGTTGTGATCATCGCCACTTGCGTCGGCTGGTTCTTTGACTCCTCTGACTACAAGTTCCTGACCTTGACGGGAGAGGCCTCCCAGGGACTCCCGCCTCTCAAGCCCCCTCCTTTCTCAGAGACCACATCCAACGGCACAGTGATATCATTCAGTGACATCGTGCAGGTATACCAGagatgtgtgtggactttggGTGGCGTCTTCAGCAGCTCTTGAGAAATCGCGCCGTCTCCAGCCGGCATGAGTATTGGGGATACGTAGGCTAGGGTGAAACGCTGAACCACAAGGGGAGAAATGAGTCGCCCATAAATTCTACTTGTTTCGTGTAACAAACTTCAGCATTGCCTAGTGTTGGCCAAGTCCCCACTGGTTACAATGTTGGCTTCTCCTGATGGTGCCTGTTGGGCCTCCTGTCCTCTCCCCTTTAGAACTTAGAGGGAGGCTTGGTGATCATACCTCTGATGGGTCTGCTGGAGAGTATCGCCATTGCCAAGGCTTATGGTAAGACTTTGAACAGATGTGCTGTATATTTAAGTTATTGAGTGCATGTACAGCACATCTATTCCTTGTTCATCATCTAAATATCACCAACTCCTCTATTTTTCTCCCAGCCAGTCAGAATGACTACAGAATAGACACCAATCAGGAAATATTCTCAATCGGTGCGTAGCC
This genomic window from Paramormyrops kingsleyae isolate MSU_618 chromosome 22, PKINGS_0.4, whole genome shotgun sequence contains:
- the LOC111836849 gene encoding sodium-independent sulfate anion transporter-like; its protein translation is MDHGSDFHLPLVTGGCPRGRVGLWPTYGTLKACLPVLGWLPKYRYSWLQMDLIAGFTVGLTTVPQALAYAEVVGLPPQYGLYSAFMGGFIYCIFGTSKDVVLGPTAIMSLLCAPHVGHHPGHAVLLTFLCGVIQVIMALLRLGFLLDHISDSVIKGFTCAAAVTIVFGQLKNLLGVEDIPQQFFEQMYYTCMKIPEARPGDILMGALCLGMLVFLPKWLKSSGQNSDDRVSGSRRLQGLIWGLVTARSVLVVIIATCVGWFFDSSDYKFLTLTGEASQGLPPLKPPPFSETTSNGTVISFSDIVQNLEGGLVIIPLMGLLESIAIAKAYASQNDYRIDTNQEIFSIGLTNILGSFVSSYPVTGSFGRSAVNSQTGVCTPAGGIVTGTIVLLSLAFFMPFFHYIPKASLAAVIICSVAPMADHRVLPDLWRNRRMDLLPFLVTFLISFWAVPLGIVGGVSASGIMNIYKRTKSVQRSIKTLGNTQNI